GCGCATCTCCTGCGGACATCTTATCGTTCATTGATGTTTTCTATGCCAAATCTGCCAAAAATGAATCGGATCGCACACCCGTCATTGATCGGCGATTCCAGGAAAAAGTATGGCAATGGTTAACCAGGAACCCTGAAGTTTCCGTGGGCAAAAACCGCGAGGGAAATGGGTTGACCCTTGAAGAGGCCGAAAGGCGCCAGCTGGGGATGAAGGATGCAGAGGAGAAACCCATCAATATGTTTGTTTCTGAGGAGCGGACATGGCTCGCCATCACTGGACATGGGCCCGACGACACCAAAGTCCTTCCTATGGAGTTTGCGCTTCTTTCTATCATTGCTTCTCACAAATTTAGTGGTATTGCTCAACCAGAGTTGATAAAACTCAGCGGGCAAGACAAACGATCAGTGCCCAAGCGTACCGATGTTCTGCAACGAAAGGGGTACATTGAAAAGAGAGCCATTCAGATGAAAGCGACCCGTACAAGTCTTTGCACGCTGCGTAAATTTTTGTCCCCAGAAAATGTCGCCGCTGGCGCCCCTGAATCTGGAGCGGACGCTGCCTCCAAGATGATCGATTTCAATACGTTCACTAACAGGCTCTTCGAAATCCTGCGCGAACATAAAGTTATCGCCCGAAATGATttgaaggagctgctgggcTTCGATGATCATTGGCGGTGGAGAGTCCTTTCCCGTGCTCTACGAAAGTTTGAGCGTATAGGTGTCGTCAGACGTGTTCGAGCTCTATCACAGTATGCCCACACTGTGAAGAAATACCACCCATGCGTAATGCTCGTCCGCGAGCCGACAGAAAAAGATATCGATGCATTCCACGATTTCAGCCTGCATATGTATTCTGACATGGAGCAAGGTGGAGATGCGGGTTTCGATGACGACGCAGAGGCCGAAGATGCAACTGGGGAGCCGTCCACCGCGGGCAATGTCCGGTCGatggaaagggaagaagatgtGGAAGTTTCTGGACGAGTAATTCCCCTTTGGTCTCCTGATCGAATCATCCATAATCAGCTTTTCGAGGTGATCGACCGAACCGGGACCATGGGGTGCACCAATTTTGTAAGTACTTCACATCATATCCCGATACAATTACTGACTTGCGCAGGATGTCATAAGAGCGTGTTTTGGAGTTCTCTGGCGACGACCATTGGAAAACACCTTAACTCGTTTAGTGGAATGCTGGCAACTGTCCCAACCTCCGTATTTACGGCATCTCGCTCTGGTACGTGATACAGCCTTACAACGCACCATCACTCATTACGTCCATTACTCTGCTACGAACTTCAGTAAAttggttgaagctggagaggcaTCCTGGGAGGCTGTTGAATTCGTTCCAAGGAATAATAAATCAGACACAATTCCTGTTCCGCCTGTGGATGCAAAGCCACAGCTCGATGACTACGGTTTACCTTTGGATGCTCCCAAGAGCGACTTGGTCAAAAATGGCGACTGCTCTCTTGCGGATGGTATATGGGTAGTCAAACCAAAGGATTACAAATGTTCCAGTAGCGATCCCCAGGCCATAAAGTTAGAGGGTGGCTCATATAGTAAGTTGACCTTCGCCGTCTCATATATTAATGCTGACTCTAATGTCCGTCCGTTAGCGATCCAGTACGGCGTCAAAGGACAGAACATCCCGTCTCCATCTGGGCGGCGAGCTACGCCGGCAGCCTCTCCGGTACGATTGAAATTTGAAGACGAGGCATTGTCGAACATAAGCCCAGATGTCGTTCGGGCACCTGCGCCTAAACGCCTGAAGAAATCAAAGTACGACTCCTTGGATTTCGCGGGAATGTCtgaaaaagagaaacttgAAGCTATGGGCATGGATGCGACATGGACTGAATATAGTGTCCTCCTTATCGAGCGCCCAGGTCCTGGAGTGTATGTTACTCCACGCGGACGACGGCGACCAGCTGGCAAGGAGAGAGGACGTCCACCGGCTAGTCGAATCGCGGTATTCAAGTCGCCGAAATTATTGAATCTATCGTGGTTTCGTAAAGAGAATGTCGGATCAGAGAACGGCAGCCCTGCACCTCAGTCGTCTCATCCACAGAATGTCGACGAAAGCCTATTGACTCCTGCGCCCAACTCAGCCGAGCCCGCTGGACCACAGGGACCGGGGGTTAAACGGGGCACAAAACGATCATCTCAGCGAAGAGGTTCTGGACCAGAGCCCGATAAGACTTCAAAGTTACGCCGTATCGGTGACGCTGATACCGGTCTAGGGGCTCCTCAGGAAGAGCCAGGTGCAGACGAGGTAATACTTGATGGACAAGCCGCGGAGACAAGTTTGCAGGAGCCTCAAACTCCCTCACACACCAGAggcaagagaaaaagaacatTGTCTCCTGAAATTGCGAGTCAAGAAAGTGCTCGTGCGCGGGAAAAGGGCGGTAGGGCGACAAAACCGTCCTTTGAAGGTGTGGCACAGCAAGGTAGCCCAGATACGGAGACCGGTCCAAAAAGGTCTCACCGAAAATCAACTGGTCGAGGAACAAGCAAGGGAGCAGAACCGTCGGTTATACCAATGGCTGGCACAAATCTACCAGAGACGCCTAGGGCTTATAACGCCGACCAACATCCACCGGAGTCGACGAGACAAGACGAGATCATGCCTGATGCTTCCCAACGCCCGGCTCAAGTGGTAGTAGATAATGATTCTGCCGTTAAAGCTCCACTGGAGGAACCTAGAGCACCGTCACAGAGAACCGCAAATAATGGTTCGAGTGCATCTAATACTGGTGCCGCAAGTATACCGCCATCAACACCTGGTGTTTATGGAACTGAAACACCCGGGTCCCACATATCCCATACTCCAGAAACCCCAGCTTCACATGTGATACGACCAAAGCTTCTGGATAAAGGAGGCTCCGTTGCCTTTCTACGGAGAAAGATCGTTATGGATCTCGTAGAAAAGGCCGGGGGTGCCTTTCCCATGGGTTCCGAGCTTTGGTACCCTTTTGTCACTGTGTGGATGAAGACCAAGTATAAGGAGAAGCCGGATATGAGGACGCTCAGAACCGCAGTCAAACATCTGGTAGACACGGGAAAACTCCGACAACAAACCTTCTGCGGGAAGGACAGCAAGGGTGTGATGGTCACGAAGACACTCATTTGCAAGTCGGAGCTAGGGCCAGATGATCCCATTGTTAAGGATATGCAGCGAACGTTTTTGGCATCGACAGCTCGACACTTTTGCCCTCCTAATATTGAAGTCGATCCGAGCCTCTCGAAGCAAAGGGGAACCCCCAAGGCCCCCAAGCAGTATACTGTTCCCGTTGAACCTACCGTTACCGTGAAATTGCATCAGAAACCAGCGGCAGTCGctgcgttggagaagagaagaggcgaAAATATCCAGAAGaggcttcttcgacgcctcGAAATCGAGCAGATGCGTGAGAGCATGCAAGAAGTACGACCGTCAGGCGCCGTCAGATTGTTCTCAATTCCACGACCTGATGGACTTACGCCTTCAATGCATTCCATTCCCGGAAGTCAAGCTAGCCTTGGGGGTTTCGATATGGGCGGTGCATCAATGCGTCGCCCTTCCACTGGTGGGGTTGGCCCTCGCCGATTGAAGCGCTTCCATTTTCCTATCTCTTTGATGGGGCCGTATGCAATGTTGATGAGCCCAGGCCAAACATTCAACCCTGCAAACGGTACTTTCTCCACCAATGCAGGCCTCGCCACTATCACTAGGGGTAGACCTAGGGTCCGTCCATCCCCGGTGATGTGGATGCTAATGTGCCCAAGCCAATCCTTTAACCCAGGAAACGGAACCTTTTCTACCAACGCAGGGCTCTCTGCCCCTAGACCCACTTACCCCCGTACGGCACACAGACCGGATCCTCATTTGCCGCATTCACTTGATGATCTATTTGACCAAGCTGGTAGACGCAATGTGGGAATGGCCGGGGAGTCAGACCCGCGCTCGAGGAAGTTCATCCGAGACACCAATGCGATCCTGCGATGGGAGCTGCAAAACGAAAGgcttcttcagcagcagagaagCGAGGATCTGCACTATATCAACCAGACGATCCATGATTCCGATACCTTTAAAAGTGCTCCAATCGAGGGTGGTATTCAGTTCATTCCCGGGGTCGCACCCTATCCGAGCTCTCGCAGGCGGAGACGACCGCGGCATGAGCGCCGTTCTGGTGATTTTGTCTATGAAGACCATCCTCCGTTCCCGCCGCGACCTGCAAGTCCGACGTTGATGAATGAGCTGTCCATggattattataattatccTATCGCCCCTGCTGCGCCCCAGCAACGCCGTCTAGAGAAATTGAATGACATGATGGCTACTGGGGCTGAATCTTCTGCGTTACAGAATCGACCACTGGCCCGTCGCACTCGTGCTACTGGGTCTGTGTCTCATTCAATGTATCAGAACCTCATGATGGCGATTGTGGTTGTGCGTGCACTAGCTGGAGGTGCCGACGGTAGGATGGTCGACTGGATTTTGGTGGGATGCTGCTTCCCAGAGGAAGACCCGAAGGTTGTCCAGGATAGGGGAAAAGCGTTACTGGCTAAAAATCGCCTTCAAATAGCGAAAATGCAGGGCGACTTTCAAGAGCGATTCATCGAAGCATACGCGAATGAAGAAGTCCCTGCTATCAACTACGATGATCTGGAAGTGTATGACTGGAATGCTGTTATTGAGTGGGCTAACGCCAACTTGGACGTCCCTAAGTCACATACCACCCCCGATTTGCCTGCCACGCGAGGCCAGTTCAATGATATCTTCGAGCTCCGCGAAGAACCGCTGATGTCCATGGATGAGTATTACCAGACCCACAGCGTGACGCTTAACCGCAAAAAATTGCTACTATCCAACGTCGCGTTCGCAGCGCCCCTACCCTCAAACCCAAGCAAGCAGCGTTCTAATCGACACATGGAACTTTCCCAATTCGAGACCGTCAAAACATTTGTCCGGGCAAACATCCTCACCCCGGCAGAAGTATACCGCGCTGCCGACGCAAAGGCTGCCCTTGAGTATCTCGACCACAATATTCTAAGCAACGCACTCCAAGCCCTAGTAACAGAGCGCGTCATTTCACAAAGCAACAAAGGCCGCATCCTCCCCGGACGCAACTACGACATCACCGACCACTTCATCTACACTCTAAGCAAACGGCGTGCGATCGAATCTACCGAGCTTCGACGCGCATCCAAATTCAAAACCGACACCCTCGACCCCGCATTCACCAGCCAAGGCTTCTACAGCGTCCCGTTCAATGCCGAAGACGGCGAAATCCTAGCCATGATCAACCTCTTCGCCTCAGGCCGGGTCACAATGGCTCCACGCCACCCCCCAAGAGACAAATTCGGTCTGACGGAGGGCGGATACCTCACGCGGATGATGAACAAAGACAAACTCCGCTTCCCTGTTGATCTGTACCCCGTGGAAGGGAAATACATTGCCGGAAACCCTATCTCCGAGAGGACATCAGCAATCCCACCCCCTTGTCCACCGCGCTTCCCGCTCAATGAGACATTGTCCCTCCCTGAGAAATTCCCGCTATGGTTCGATATTCATGGTGGGTTTATCTCTGTTCTCTGGGACCTTGCGGTCTCGGCTACATTGAGTAATGTTGCTGTGAGGCCGGGGATTACGGCTGAGAGGATCGCGGGAATGATCAAACCGACTATGGGCGCCTGGGAGGTCCGCATGGTGTTGGATTGGCTAGTTCAAGTTggggtgatgaagaagagaaggggtgatgatggtgatgaagagccTTCTTGGTCTGTTATGgattggtggtggatggCTTTGTCTTGAGACTTTTTGGTGTAGTATATCTTGTACAGTATTGTTGTTGAAGGTTCAGCTGAGCCAACGAGGATGTATAATTAAGCTTTTGTATTTGCCCACCCGGGAGTTGTCTGAATAAAATAGACAAAGTTCTATATACATGACTATATCTAGCTATAGCTACCCAGTATCATAtagaagaaacaaaaaacatAAGTACTAGTAATATCCTTGACCCCGCACGTGCCGATATTGGGTATATATGCATCCATAGACTGACTGACTGTCCTGTCCTGTTTCGTTCAGCCCAGCCCAGTCCAGTCATATGGCAATAATATCCAAACAAAAAGCAAGCCCACCCCGGTTTATGTAAAGCCACACGCCAAACCAAGCCACGAATGCGACCAACACCGAAACTTCTGTGACAAATAAGGTTACCTGCTTGAGAAAGCAGCTAAACAGAAGGGGATATATGCCTAAGGAGGCTATATCGaacaaagaaagcaaaacCAGCAGAACAATAACAACCGGACTACCGACGCTAATAGAAAGCAAACAAGCAGGATAAGGACCAAATCGTGATCCAACCAATGGTGTAAAGAGCCTGACGCCTATGTATATACCCTACCCCTTTGTTTTGGGGGTATTTGActgaggatgttgaatgaAGGGGTGCGGTGTGAGAGATAATTATAAGGGCGGATAGAAAGTGATGAGGTTGTGATGGTTTGTTTAGTGATTAATCACTTTCGACCAGGTATCAGCTTGCGGCCAAAGTTGCGAATCGTCGACTTGGAGCTATAGTTGGTAATTATGGTTAGTTACTGGGTGACCCATGGGTTTGAGAGTAGTCATGCTCACCTATCTTCCGAGTCCCCTATTTTCCGTGCCGTTTCAGAGCGCGTAATGGTGGTATGAGATGTCATAGGCCGGGTGGGAGGGTTGACGAGGCGTCGGGATTGCTATAACCGGTTAAAATTCGACACACAAACCCAGAttaaaaaaggaaagaaaaaaaaaaatcaacTTACTTCCCAGCGAGCGTCGACGTCAACTTCACTCGCAGAGCGTGAATCGAGGAACAACCCACTCTGATCTTGGCCGTTATACATACTAGACCCTAGAGAATTCGATCGCCCGAGAGGAGAAGAGCGATGGGACTGCGATTCCGAGTTATACCCGCTGCTCGAGTCCGCACTGACCATGCTAGGACTGTGGCCGTTTTCAGTGGATGGGGCTGGGTTGTCTTGGTTATTAAGGACCTGCGACGAAGTCGCAAGCTCGCGATAGCGTTTCAGTTGCTGTTTAGAGGGGCGGTGGTGGGAGAATTTGTTGCCTAGAATGGCAGGCGTGTGGGAGATGAGGGCCTTAATGACGTCTTTCTTGAGTCGCAATGCCAGGTCGAGGTTGGACCACGTCTTATTGCGGTACTCGAGGATGGGAAGTCTGAAGACGAAGTCGTGCAGATCCTCAATATTATGCTCTGCTCTACCCTTGTAGCTGACGCAAAGAACCACGTCCTGGACCCTGACGTGAGCGAGCGTCATGTAGTTCGACGCACGAGCCATCATCTGGGCAAAGTCATCAACACCCTTCTTGCCTCCTTTCCCGCTCCTGTGGCCCATAATGCCCAAGCCGAATTTCCTGCTCTTTTCGTCGTTCGCGTTGACACTGGTGGTTGAGAACGAAGTTGCCTGCCGTGACAGAACCTTGAGGCTATCTGTCGactttttcttcatcagtGTATTAGAGGGCCGGGTCTGAGGCCGATTATCCTTATCCTTGTGAATAGGCGTCATTGAGAGACCCTTGAGTTGCGTAGGGCGGCGTTCAATGCGTGGATTTTCGGACAACGACAACGTAGGTTGGAGCCTCAGCTCGAGTGGACTAGGTCCCTTTGCCGTATCATCCCCAGACGCATCGCTGTGTTCGGGGAAGCTAGCGGTAGAAACTGCGGGTGATCCCTCTTCGGAATCGGAATCTTCCAAAGGCTTGACGTTCTTGATCATAAAGGGCGAGAAACCACCGTTCTCAAAGGCGTTCGAGCCGACATTAGGGAACATGTACTCGAATACCCTCTGTCCAAGCTCATGTTCCAGCTGGATCTTCAATGGGAACAACGAGACTTcgaaatcatccacaacaggaattccagcaacagcctcgaGCATGTGCCACTTCACCTTGATCATGCAGTCATCCGGGCCCTCGAGGCGGCGAGATTGGTCAAGATAAGGGACGATGATCTGTGGATACACGGCATCGGGTAAGAGGTTCAAACCGTATATCCGTTCAACGGCAACCTGGTTATGGTTTGAGCCATCGCTATTATCAGTGCGGTCGTATTCTGCATTGCGCAACTGGAATTCGACCAGAGGCTCCGACTCATCCTTCATCAAATGCCAAACGATCTCAGTGGCAGAGATATTCCAGCGCAGGAGACCCGTGGTATTTGACGTTGTGGGCTCGACTTTCCGTTGCGAAGTAGTGATCGCCTTCATCAAGAAgaacagctcatcctcacAACGCGAAATATCTCTCTCCAGGATCAAGCGATCCTCCCAACCGTGCTTGTCTAGGTACTTGGCATGGATTTGGAAGTGGTCTTTGATCTCTTCTAGTTGTCGAATACGAGACTGCAGTTTGTAAACCATCTCTGGAGCGCCTCTTAGATCACTGAAATCAGAAGTAAGCATGATCCTTTCAAGGCGTTCGCTCCGAACCTTCTCAAGAGGTTCACTGTagagaaggagatcgaggacgatgatgtaAAGCGTGTAATACTCGGCAGAGTCACAAATCGCGCGGAACTGGGGGAAATCAACGCTGATACTGTCCATTCGAGTTTCTTGGCCATCAGGATGTCCTCCTTCCTGATCTGGCTGGCCCTTGGCTACCTCGTCATTATACTTCAGACGAAGGTTGTTGTACTTGTCATATCGCAAGCTGGCAGAAGTTTTCTGGATGATCCTTGAGAAGCCGAAAGGATTAAGCTCGAAATCAAACATAGCCTCAAGAGTAAGCCAAGGCGGCCATGCAGACCCCGGGGCATTCCCGTATTTGTTCCCGGCGTAAAACTGCAAATACGTCATGAGATTCTTCTGCGCTGCAACAAAGAATTGAGCACCGTCCATGTTGAGGGTGAAACGGCGCTGAACGAGACCGCTAATATCATCGAAGACGCGTTCTTTGTCCATGATAGACACAACCTCGAGTTGCATGCCCTTTGCAGCAACAAGGATCACCGACTTGTGGTTCTTCTCGCTCTGTAGCTGGATTTGAGGCGCAATAAGTCgtagataataactattcTGCGCAGTGAACTCGGGAGATATGCTTTGGCTAGAATCAGCCCTGACGGTTGCTGGATCTTTCTTGCCAGAGGCAGAGTCGGAGCGATCTTGCTCCTCGGCGTTGACGAAGCGCTTGGCATCGTGGAGCAGCTGCTCGATGCGGTCTTCCACGTCTGATTCATCGTCATTGTTGTCGTTAACATTGGTAGAAGGCCTTCTTGACGAGCTCTTGAACATCTTGGAATAACTTCCTTGATTCTTGCTCTGTTCTTCAACGATATCCAAGATAAACTTGACAGCCCTCCGAGACATGTAATACACAAACCCACGTCTTTGGCTGACTTGGTGGATATAACGGAGTATGATGTTCCTTAGCGAGTTGTTCCACTTCAGTTGTACGCTGTGGATCATAAACCGGTTGTTGAAATCGCTGTTCACATCATCATGGGCAGACGAATAAAATGCATCAAAGTCCGTTTCTCTGCTCTCGCTCGCCGAGTCTGAATCGGCAGCTTCATTCTGGTTGACATCTGGGCCTCTGGTGCTCCGTAAAAGCTGTTTCTCCAGTCGCTGAAGCCCCGCAGTCAGAAAAGCGCGCCTCCGAGCCAGCGATGCCGCCTGCCGGATATATTCGCCGTGCTGGACTTTCAGTCGCTCATTGTTATCAATTTCCTTTGccatctgcagctcctgctcaCCAATGGCGCGGCTAAATTCTTGCATTTTGGATTCCACC
Above is a window of Aspergillus puulaauensis MK2 DNA, chromosome 2, nearly complete sequence DNA encoding:
- the TFC3 gene encoding putative TFIIIC transcription initiation factor complex subunits Tfc3 (COG:K;~EggNog:ENOG410PK3N;~InterPro:IPR007309,IPR035625;~PFAM:PF04182), with the protein product MAPSLRDLIDFLLAEIALCGSQGASPADILSFIDVFYAKSAKNESDRTPVIDRRFQEKVWQWLTRNPEVSVGKNREGNGLTLEEAERRQLGMKDAEEKPINMFVSEERTWLAITGHGPDDTKVLPMEFALLSIIASHKFSGIAQPELIKLSGQDKRSVPKRTDVLQRKGYIEKRAIQMKATRTSLCTLRKFLSPENVAAGAPESGADAASKMIDFNTFTNRLFEILREHKVIARNDLKELLGFDDHWRWRVLSRALRKFERIGVVRRVRALSQYAHTVKKYHPCVMLVREPTEKDIDAFHDFSLHMYSDMEQGGDAGFDDDAEAEDATGEPSTAGNVRSMEREEDVEVSGRVIPLWSPDRIIHNQLFEVIDRTGTMGCTNFDVIRACFGVLWRRPLENTLTRLVECWQLSQPPYLRHLALVRDTALQRTITHYVHYSATNFSKLVEAGEASWEAVEFVPRNNKSDTIPVPPVDAKPQLDDYGLPLDAPKSDLVKNGDCSLADGIWVVKPKDYKCSSSDPQAIKLEGGSYTIQYGVKGQNIPSPSGRRATPAASPVRLKFEDEALSNISPDVVRAPAPKRLKKSKYDSLDFAGMSEKEKLEAMGMDATWTEYSVLLIERPGPGVYVTPRGRRRPAGKERGRPPASRIAVFKSPKLLNLSWFRKENVGSENGSPAPQSSHPQNVDESLLTPAPNSAEPAGPQGPGVKRGTKRSSQRRGSGPEPDKTSKLRRIGDADTGLGAPQEEPGADEVILDGQAAETSLQEPQTPSHTRGKRKRTLSPEIASQESARAREKGGRATKPSFEGVAQQGSPDTETGPKRSHRKSTGRGTSKGAEPSVIPMAGTNLPETPRAYNADQHPPESTRQDEIMPDASQRPAQVVVDNDSAVKAPLEEPRAPSQRTANNGSSASNTGAASIPPSTPGVYGTETPGSHISHTPETPASHVIRPKLLDKGGSVAFLRRKIVMDLVEKAGGAFPMGSELWYPFVTVWMKTKYKEKPDMRTLRTAVKHLVDTGKLRQQTFCGKDSKGVMVTKTLICKSELGPDDPIVKDMQRTFLASTARHFCPPNIEVDPSLSKQRGTPKAPKQYTVPVEPTVTVKLHQKPAAVAALEKRRGENIQKRLLRRLEIEQMRESMQEVRPSGAVRLFSIPRPDGLTPSMHSIPGSQASLGGFDMGGASMRRPSTGGVGPRRLKRFHFPISLMGPYAMLMSPGQTFNPANGTFSTNAGLATITRGRPRVRPSPVMWMLMCPSQSFNPGNGTFSTNAGLSAPRPTYPRTAHRPDPHLPHSLDDLFDQAGRRNVGMAGESDPRSRKFIRDTNAILRWELQNERLLQQQRSEDLHYINQTIHDSDTFKSAPIEGGIQFIPGVAPYPSSRRRRRPRHERRSGDFVYEDHPPFPPRPASPTLMNELSMDYYNYPIAPAAPQQRRLEKLNDMMATGAESSALQNRPLARRTRATGSVSHSMYQNLMMAIVVVRALAGGADGRMVDWILVGCCFPEEDPKVVQDRGKALLAKNRLQIAKMQGDFQERFIEAYANEEVPAINYDDLEVYDWNAVIEWANANLDVPKSHTTPDLPATRGQFNDIFELREEPLMSMDEYYQTHSVTLNRKKLLLSNVAFAAPLPSNPSKQRSNRHMELSQFETVKTFVRANILTPAEVYRAADAKAALEYLDHNILSNALQALVTERVISQSNKGRILPGRNYDITDHFIYTLSKRRAIESTELRRASKFKTDTLDPAFTSQGFYSVPFNAEDGEILAMINLFASGRVTMAPRHPPRDKFGLTEGGYLTRMMNKDKLRFPVDLYPVEGKYIAGNPISERTSAIPPPCPPRFPLNETLSLPEKFPLWFDIHGGFISVLWDLAVSATLSNVAVRPGITAERIAGMIKPTMGAWEVRMVLDWLVQVGVMKKRRGDDGDEEPSWSVMDWWWMALS